The DNA segment GGACAATACAAAGCGGTCCCTCCCTTCTTTTTTCGGGTCCGCGGGATCGATCCGCATTTCCTTGAAATAAAGCGCCGTCAAAATCTCCACGATGGAGAGGGATCCGCCGGGATGGCCGGATTTTGCCTCCGTAATCATCTCCACAATCGATCGTCTGATGCTGAGGGCCTTGTCCGCAAGTCCCTGCCACATCCCTTGTTCCGCGTGTTCCATGGGTATTGCCTCCTTCAGGTTTCATTTGCTGATTAACGTTTAAAACACCTTGACCGCGGCTTCTTCTATGGCAAGGCCGCTTTTGTAGGTTTCAAGCCACTTTGCAAAGCCCCGGGCGTCCGCCTCCCCGGGTTCCGCCACCGCGCTTTTGTTTCGGGAAAATATGGTCTGTTCCAGCCAGTCCGCCAGCGAGGATTCGCCGCGATTGAGCATATACAGGGCCAAAAGGGCTATGCCCCAGGCGCCCCCCTCTCCGGCCGATTCCATGACGGCAACCGGGGTCCCGAGGGCCGCGGCCATCAGCTTTTGCCCGGTATTTCCGGCCTTGAAGAGCCCGCCGTGACCCAAAAGCTTTTCGACTTTGACGCCTTCGGCCGAGAGGATGTCCATACCGATTTTGAGCGTCGCCACAGCCGACCAGATGAGATTCCGGCAGAAATTTGAAAGCGTAAAGACGCTTTCGGGTTTCCGGACCAGAAGAGGCCTGCCCGCGATAAATCCGGTCACGGGCTCCCCCGACAAATAGTTGTACGAGAGCAGTCCCCCGGCGTCGGGCGCGCCTTGAAGCGCTTTTTCATACAAGATCCCGTAGACGATATTTTTGTCGCAAGGCTTCTCCGCCGCTTCCAGTAATTCTGAAAAAACAGCGGCCCAGGCGTCGATATCGGCCGTGCAGTTGTTGCAATGCACCATGGCCACGTCGGCGCCGTCGGGCGTCGTCACGAGATCAATCTCGGGGTGGACTTTGGAAAGGGGCTTTTCGAGCACAATCATGGCGAAAACCGATGTCCCCGCGCTGATGTTCCCTGTCCTTTGCCGGACCGCGTTTGTGGCGGCCATTCCGGTCCCCGCGTCCCCTTCGGGGGGACAGAGCGGAATTCCCGCCGGGAGCTCTCCCGCGGGATCCAGGAGTTTCGCTCCTTCGGCGCTCAGACAACCGGCCCCGTCTCCGGCCGAGAGAATCTTCGGCAGGACGCTTTCGAGCGCAAAGCCCGGATTGTAAGCGGCGTCAAATTTCGCCAGCATACCGGCGTTGTATTTTCCTTCGGAGAGCGGAAACATGCCCGAGGCGTCGCCGACCCCCAGGACTTTTTCCCCGGTCAGCCGCCAGTGCACATAGCCCGCCAGCGTCGTCAAAAAGGCGATTTCCTTCACATGGGGCTCGCCGTCGAGGATGGCCTGCCCCAGATGGGCAATGCTCCAACGCTGGGGGATGTTGAAGCCAAAAAGAGCCGTCAGCTCTTCGGCCGCCCGGGCCGTCGTCGTGTTCCGCCACGTCCGGAAGGGCGCAAGCAACTTCCCCTCGCGGTCAAAGGCCAGATAGCCGTGCATCATGGCCGATATGCCGATGGCTTCAATCTGTGCGGGAACCGCGAGATTTTTTTTCAAATCGGCGTAAGCGCCCGCGAGGCCTTTCCAGACTTCGCCCAAGTCATAAGTCCAGTATCCGCCTTCCCATTTGTTTTCCCAGTCCCAGGTCCCCGACGCCAACTGACGCCCCGATCCTTCGATCAGGACGGCCTTGATTCTTGTCGAGCCCAGTTCTATCCCGAGTACAGCCATACGATCACTCCTTGTTTTATTATAACATGATTTCCGACGGTTTCAAGATTTTTGTTTTCTTTTTGTGATAATACTTTGCAGAACAATAAAGAAACAGAGCAGTAGCGACAGCATGATGCGCACCCACCAGCTGGAGAGCGTCCCCTGGGTCGTAATGAGACTGGAGATCGTCCCTTTGATGAGAACGCCAAAGAGGGTTCCGACGGGGTTGCCGATCCCGCCCGAGAGTAAGGTTCCGCCGATAACCGCCGAGGAAATCGCGTCCATTTCCAGTCCCCTGGCCTGCTCCACAAAGCCCGCGCAGCTGTTGAGCGCGAAGAGAAAACCGCCGACCCCCGCGAGACAGCCGCTCAGCACATAGGCGAAAAAGCGGTTGCGCCGGACATTGAGGCCCATCATGGACGCGCTCTGGGCGTTGCCGCCGATGGCGTACAGGGATCTTCCGTATTTTGTATATTTGAGCAGGATAATGACGAGAACCACGATCAAAAGCGCGATGATCACGGTCGGATAAATGTAGGATTTGACGAGGATCCCTCTTTTATTGACGGACCCGAGAAAATCGGGCAGGTTGATTTTATATTTTGCCCAGGCCAGGAACGTCGGATTTTTGATCGAAATCATGTCCTGGCTGATGACGGCCGTCATGCCGCGTCCGAAGAAAAGGCCGCCGAGGGTGACGATAAAGGGCTGAATATTCAAATAGGAGATCAGGAAACCCTGAATCACGCCGAAAGCGAGGCCGATCACAAGCGAGAGGACGATGGCCGCATAGGGCGAAGCGCCCTTTTTTTCCATGCTCCAGGCCGCCGCCATGCAGATGAGGCCCACGACAGAGCCCACGGAAATATCGATGCCCCCGGTGATCATGACGATGGTCAGCCCGCAAGAGATGGAAATCAGGCCGGCGTTGGTGATAAAGAGGTTCAGAAACATCTGGGGTTTCGCGAAACCCCTGTCGCCGAAGACGATCATCCCCGCCAGATACATAAGCGCGAAAAGGCCGATCGTCACAAGGATCAGGAACGTGGTATTGCCCGGTTTTTTGATTCCGAAAAGTTTCATGCGCGGGCCTCCTTTTTCCTGAGCTGCGTGATCGCGTTCCGGAAGGTCTCGCTCTGCAGGACCACAATGGCGATGACCACAATGGCCTTGTAGACCGGCAGCTGGTCGGCGGACACGTTCATGGCGTAAAGAGTCGTGCTTAAGGACTGGATTGTCACGGCCCCGATGCAGGAGCCGACGAGGGTGAATTTTCCCCCGCCCAGGATATTCCCGCCGAGAGCCACGGCCAAAATGGCGTCCATTTCCAGATTCAGCCCGATGTTGTTGGCGTCGGCGGAGTAAATCCGGCTCGAGGCCACAAAACCCGCGATGCCCGAAAGAAGGCCGCAGATGATATAACATACAAATTTTATCCGTGTTGAGTTGAGACCCACGAGGCGGGCCGCGCTGCTGTTGATGCCCACGGTCTCAATGAAAAGACCGATGGCCGTCCGTTTCAGCAGAAGGGCCACGACAATCAGCGTACCGATCGCGAAAAAGATCGGCGTCGGGATCGGGATCCCCGGAATATAGCCGCCGGGAATCCGGTAGGCGGGGACCCGGATATAGGTGATCTGGCCCCGGGTCACCAATTGGGCGATGCCCCGGCCCGCGGTAAAGAGGATCAGCGTCGCCACCATGGGCTGGATCCCCAGCTTCGCCACGAGGAAACCGTTGAAGGCCCCGCAGAGCGTCGCCGCCGCCAAAGCCGCCACAAGCGCCAGAATCAGCGGATTTTGAAATTCCGTGACGGAAGTGCCGCCGCCCGAGAGAATCTGGCAGCAGACCGCGCCGGAAACGGCCATGACGGCCCCCACGCTGATGTCCTGACCGCCCGAGGACGCCGTCACCAGCGTCATCCCCACGGCAAGGATCACCAGCTCCGACGAGCGGTTGACGACGTCGATGATATAGCCGTACAGAACGCCGTTTCGAACGGAAACGCTAAAAAAATCCGGATGCTGGACGAGATTGGAGAGAAGCACGATGCCGAGACAGAGCAGCGGAAAAAACAACCTGAATTTGATGATTTTCCTCCACAATTCATGAAGCTTCATAGGCGCCTCCCGCGATGGTGTTCATGATTTTTTCCTGGGACAAATCGTCCCCCGACAGTTCGCCGACCTTCTGTCCGTCCCGCATGACGGCCATTCGCGAGCATACCCGGAGCATTTCCTCGATTTCCGAGGAAATGAACGTGACGCTCATGCCTTCTTTGGCCAGAGACAGCACCAGCTTCTGGATTTCCGTCTTTGTGCCGATGTCAATGCCCCGGGTGGGTTCGTCGAGGATCAGGTAGGCGGGATTGGTCAAAAGCCAGCGGCCGATAATGACCTTTTGCTGATTCCCCCCCGAGAGGTTTTTGATCGGCGTATCCCGGTCAGCGGTCTTGATTTTCAAGAGATCAATATACTTATCGGCGAATTCTTCGGATTCTTTGCTCGACATGGGCTTGAAAACGCCGCGTTTTGCCTGTAAAGCGATAATGATATTTTCCCTGACCGAAAGATCGGGGATAATGCCGTCCCGTTTCCGGTCTTCGGGCAGATAGCCCATGCCGTTTTTCATGGCGTCCAGAGGCGTGTTGATTTTGACGGCCTCCCCTTTGATCAAAAGCCGCCCGCTGTCGGGCTTGTCGGCCCCGTAAATGGCCCGGACCAGTTCGCTTCGACCCGAGCCCAAAAGGCCCGAGACGCCGATGATCTCTCCGGCCTTGATCCGGAGCGAAAAGGGCTTGACCTTGCCGGTATTCCCCAGGTTTTGCGCTTCCAGCAGGGGAACGGCCGCTTCTTTTTCGCCGTTTTCCGTCGATTCGGTCTTGAGCGCGGCCAGATCGTCAAATTCCTTGCCGAGCATCCGGGCCACAAGCTGTACCCGGGGCAGTTCCTCCACGGCGTATTCCCCCACGAGCTCCCCGTTCCGCAGTACCGTAATCCGGTCGCAAACTTCATAGACCTGTTCCAAAAAATGGGTGATAAAAATAATCCCGACGCCCCGGTCGCGCAGATCCCGCATCAAAGCAAAGAGTTTCTCCACTTCCCCGTCGTCCAGGGAAGACGTCGGCTCATCGAGAATCAACACGGTACAATCGGTCCCCAGAGCCCGGGCAATGGCGATCATTTGCTGTACCGCAATCGAACAGTCGTCCAGTTGCGCGCGGGTCGACACATTGATCTTCAGCTCGGCCAAAAGGGCCGCCGCCTTTTCGTGCATGGTCTTCCAGTCAATAAGCCCCAGGCGGTTCCGGGGTTCCCGCCCGATAAAGAGATTTTCCGCCACCGTGAGATTGGGGCACAGGGTGATCTCCTGATAGACGGTGCTGATCCCCCTGTTCTGGGCCTCGAGGGGGGAACGGATCACAAGAGGCTCTTTTTTTTCGCCGAGCAGGATCTCTCCGGCGTCCTTGGCATAGACGCCCGTCAATACCTTGATCAGCGTCGATTTGCCGGCCCCGTTTTCCCCCATCAGCGCGTGGATTTCCCCTTTCCGCAGCGTAAAATCCACCCGGTTCAGCGCGACGACCCCCGGGAAGGTCTTCGTGATCCCCCGCATGGTCAGCGCGATTTCGTTTCGCATGGTTCCTCACCCCTTTCGGCCATATGGAAATTGCGGAGCGGACAGATGTCGCCGCTCCGCAATCGTAAACCGCATTCTTAGTAGGCTCTCGCGTCCAGGATCGCTTGCGTCATTGTCGTCGCGTCGAAGGCCCCTTCTTCCACATAAGCTTTCTTTTCGGGGGTCTGTCCCGCTTCGAGTTGTTTGATCAGGACTTCCACTCTGGGCCCGTGCAAAGGATTGCACTCCACATTGTAGTTGATCTTCTTGTCCAGGGTCATCTGCAGGCCCGCGTGGGTAGCGTCAAAGGAGATCACGGTGATATCCCCGCCTACGCCCGCTTTCTTGCCGGCCGCTTCGATGGCGTCTATGGCGCCGAAGGCCATGTTGTCATTTTCGGCGTAAACGACGTCGATGTCGCTCTGCTGTTTCAGGATGCTCTCCATGACTTCCTGCCCCTTGGCCTGGGTGAATTCGCCGGTCTGTTGCGCGACGATCTTCCAACCCTTGTTTCTCTTGACGCCGTCTTCGAGCCCGGCGGTTCGTCCGATCTGGGCCGTGGATCCGATGGTCCCCTGGAGATGGACGATATTCAGCTTGTCCTTACCCGCGAAGGTCTTTTCCATCCAGGCCGCCGCCGTGTCTCCTTCTCCCCGGGAATTGGTGCCTACCCAGCAGGTGTAGAGGCTTTCGTCGGCCACGTTGACCATTCTGTCCATGATGATGACGGGGATCCCGGCGTCTTTCGCTTCCTGGAGCACCGTGTCCCAGCCCGTCTCGCCGATGGGCGCGAGGACAATGTAGTCCACTTCCTGCTGAATGAAATTCCGGAGCGCCGTGATCTGGTTGTCCTGCTTCTGCTGGGCGTCGTCGAAAATCAGCTTGTAGCCGTTGGCTTCCGTAAAGGTATCCCGCATGGACTTGGTATTGGCGGTCCGCCAGTCGCTCTCGGCCCCCACCTGGGAAAATCC comes from the Fusobacteriaceae bacterium genome and includes:
- a CDS encoding sugar ABC transporter permease YjfF (membrane component of a putative sugar ABC transporter system), with amino-acid sequence MKLFGIKKPGNTTFLILVTIGLFALMYLAGMIVFGDRGFAKPQMFLNLFITNAGLISISCGLTIVMITGGIDISVGSVVGLICMAAAWSMEKKGASPYAAIVLSLVIGLAFGVIQGFLISYLNIQPFIVTLGGLFFGRGMTAVISQDMISIKNPTFLAWAKYKINLPDFLGSVNKRGILVKSYIYPTVIIALLIVVLVIILLKYTKYGRSLYAIGGNAQSASMMGLNVRRNRFFAYVLSGCLAGVGGFLFALNSCAGFVEQARGLEMDAISSAVIGGTLLSGGIGNPVGTLFGVLIKGTISSLITTQGTLSSWWVRIMLSLLLCFFIVLQSIITKRKQKS
- a CDS encoding ABC transporter substrate-binding protein, with the protein product MFKKVSKLWLTLALLALVGATTLFGAAKSKLITIGFSQVGAESDWRTANTKSMRDTFTEANGYKLIFDDAQQKQDNQITALRNFIQQEVDYIVLAPIGETGWDTVLQEAKDAGIPVIIMDRMVNVADESLYTCWVGTNSRGEGDTAAAWMEKTFAGKDKLNIVHLQGTIGSTAQIGRTAGLEDGVKRNKGWKIVAQQTGEFTQAKGQEVMESILKQQSDIDVVYAENDNMAFGAIDAIEAAGKKAGVGGDITVISFDATHAGLQMTLDKKINYNVECNPLHGPRVEVLIKQLEAGQTPEKKAYVEEGAFDATTMTQAILDARAY
- a CDS encoding ABC transporter permease, producing MKLHELWRKIIKFRLFFPLLCLGIVLLSNLVQHPDFFSVSVRNGVLYGYIIDVVNRSSELVILAVGMTLVTASSGGQDISVGAVMAVSGAVCCQILSGGGTSVTEFQNPLILALVAALAAATLCGAFNGFLVAKLGIQPMVATLILFTAGRGIAQLVTRGQITYIRVPAYRIPGGYIPGIPIPTPIFFAIGTLIVVALLLKRTAIGLFIETVGINSSAARLVGLNSTRIKFVCYIICGLLSGIAGFVASSRIYSADANNIGLNLEMDAILAVALGGNILGGGKFTLVGSCIGAVTIQSLSTTLYAMNVSADQLPVYKAIVVIAIVVLQSETFRNAITQLRKKEARA
- a CDS encoding sugar ABC transporter ATP-binding protein; this translates as MRNEIALTMRGITKTFPGVVALNRVDFTLRKGEIHALMGENGAGKSTLIKVLTGVYAKDAGEILLGEKKEPLVIRSPLEAQNRGISTVYQEITLCPNLTVAENLFIGREPRNRLGLIDWKTMHEKAAALLAELKINVSTRAQLDDCSIAVQQMIAIARALGTDCTVLILDEPTSSLDDGEVEKLFALMRDLRDRGVGIIFITHFLEQVYEVCDRITVLRNGELVGEYAVEELPRVQLVARMLGKEFDDLAALKTESTENGEKEAAVPLLEAQNLGNTGKVKPFSLRIKAGEIIGVSGLLGSGRSELVRAIYGADKPDSGRLLIKGEAVKINTPLDAMKNGMGYLPEDRKRDGIIPDLSVRENIIIALQAKRGVFKPMSSKESEEFADKYIDLLKIKTADRDTPIKNLSGGNQQKVIIGRWLLTNPAYLILDEPTRGIDIGTKTEIQKLVLSLAKEGMSVTFISSEIEEMLRVCSRMAVMRDGQKVGELSGDDLSQEKIMNTIAGGAYEAS